ATATCAAACCATTGGAGGAGGCTTTCTAATGAAACCAAAAGTTGCTTTCTTTGATTTCACCAGTTGTGAAGGTTGTCAGCTCAATAAGCTCAACCTGGAAAATGATCTGCTGGATATTTTAAAACATATCGATCTTGTTGAATTCCGTGAAGCCATGGACGACAAGGCTGATTTTTATGATATTGCCTTTATCGAGGGCTCTATCTCCTCACCGTCCTGCGTGGAGCGTATACATGATATCCGGCGACGATCCAAAATATTGGTTGCACTGGGAGCTTGTGCCGTCAATGGTGGCGTCAATGCCATGAAGAATCTACATCCTATAGATGAAGTACGCGAAACCGTTTATAAAGAGGATAAATATCTGTTCGCCACCCTGCCAGCCATGGCTGTTTCTGCTATCGTCAAAGTGGATTATGAAGTCCATGGTTGTCCCATGACCCAGCAGGACTTCCTCAAGCTGTTGATAGCTCTGGTTTTGGGAAAAGAACCACCGAAATATGGATCACCCGTTTGTGTAGAGTGCAAGCTGAATGAAAATGAATGTCTGTACAATCGCGGTATGGTTTGCCTGGGACCCATCACCCGAGGTGGTTGTGATGCTATTTGCCCCAGTTTTGGTCAATTCTGCACGGGGTGTCGTGGACTGTTGGATGATCCCAATCTGGATGGTATGCTGGAAGTGATGACCAGCCACGGCATCAGTCTGGATGAAGCTAAAAAACGTATGCTACTCTATAATGCAAATGAGGTTCAACTATGAGTCGCGATCTAAACATAAAAGTCCATCATCTGACCCGCGTGGAAGGTCATGGGAATATTGTAGTGAATATGAAGGATGGGGTGCTGGAAAAAGCCCATCTAAGTATCGTGGAACCCCCGCGCTTCTTTGAAGCAATGCTGAAGGGTCGCAGCTTTCATGAAGCAGCCATCATTACTTCCAGGATCTGTGGCATCTGTTCACTGGGACATCAATTGACCTCTTTGGTAACAACTGAGGATGCACTGGGACTGGAGATCTCTGAACAGACCAGGTTATTGAGAAAACTGCTGGTGCATGGTGCCACCATGCAATCAAATATCCTGCATGCTTATTTTTTAGCTGCCCCTGATTTGCTCGGTGCCGGAAGTGTCTTTCCGCTTATCGCAACCCATAAGGATGTAGTG
This region of Candidatus Neomarinimicrobiota bacterium genomic DNA includes:
- a CDS encoding NADH:ubiquinone oxidoreductase, which produces MKPKVAFFDFTSCEGCQLNKLNLENDLLDILKHIDLVEFREAMDDKADFYDIAFIEGSISSPSCVERIHDIRRRSKILVALGACAVNGGVNAMKNLHPIDEVRETVYKEDKYLFATLPAMAVSAIVKVDYEVHGCPMTQQDFLKLLIALVLGKEPPKYGSPVCVECKLNENECLYNRGMVCLGPITRGGCDAICPSFGQFCTGCRGLLDDPNLDGMLEVMTSHGISLDEAKKRMLLYNANEVQL